One region of Chryseobacterium muglaense genomic DNA includes:
- a CDS encoding alpha/beta fold hydrolase, whose protein sequence is MSNANFSYITVPTEFITAENGIRFAYRRMGEKAEVPIILFNHLTSNLDNADPRIMDALAAKHEIISFDYRGVGATSGEDAKSIQDMAKDGLAFIKALGYEKVDIFSFSMGGFIIQELMEMEPNLVRKLILAGTGPRGGQGVSAVVGLTYWDIVKGFFNIVDPKYFLFFTSTENGKKAAKLFLSRLKERTVDRDIAVGIHSLRTQLSAIEKWGHEAPADLSKFTLPVLVINGDNDRMVPTPNSYNLAQRFPNAELHIYPDAGHGGIFQEYEDFSKRALAFFAD, encoded by the coding sequence ATGTCAAACGCAAATTTTAGTTATATAACAGTTCCTACAGAATTTATTACAGCAGAAAACGGCATCAGATTCGCTTACCGAAGAATGGGTGAAAAAGCAGAAGTTCCTATCATTTTATTTAATCATTTAACCTCGAATTTAGATAACGCAGACCCAAGAATTATGGATGCTTTGGCTGCGAAACATGAAATCATTTCGTTTGATTATCGTGGCGTGGGTGCAACTTCCGGCGAAGATGCAAAATCTATCCAGGATATGGCAAAAGATGGGCTTGCTTTCATCAAAGCTTTAGGATACGAAAAGGTAGATATCTTTTCTTTTTCCATGGGCGGTTTTATCATTCAGGAATTGATGGAGATGGAACCAAATCTGGTGCGTAAACTGATACTTGCCGGAACCGGACCAAGAGGCGGACAAGGCGTAAGTGCAGTTGTAGGACTTACTTATTGGGACATTGTAAAAGGATTTTTCAATATTGTTGACCCAAAATATTTTCTATTTTTCACCTCTACAGAAAACGGGAAAAAAGCAGCGAAACTTTTCCTTAGTCGTTTAAAAGAAAGAACAGTAGACAGAGACATAGCAGTAGGAATTCATAGCTTAAGAACACAATTAAGTGCCATAGAAAAATGGGGGCACGAAGCACCCGCCGATTTATCAAAATTCACTTTACCCGTTTTGGTGATCAATGGCGACAATGATAGAATGGTTCCTACACCCAATTCATACAATTTAGCACAACGTTTTCCGAATGCAGAATTGCACATTTATCCAGATGCAGGACACGGTGGAATATTTCAGGAATACGAAGATTTTTCTAAAAGAGCATTGGCATTTTTTGCAGATTAA
- a CDS encoding alpha/beta fold hydrolase, protein MSNALTVETQYAAIDNKQIAYRKIGNGTPIILANRFRGTLDTWDSLFLDLLAETNTVITFDYSGIGYSEGELPTDVKLVGAEVTKIADFLGIDKFIVGGWSYGGIIAQYTTFLFPERVLSTIVIGSNPIGKTETPLSPLFLEKAMIPNYSEDDITTLFFEPKSEVSRIAASASWKRIDQRLDQSKVPSTPDLFQRYFAISPQTQEDKENFRTAYQTLKTPILAISGDNDISFAVENWFPLLQKAPTLQHIIFQNAGHAPHYQYPETATDYIKVFLKNQ, encoded by the coding sequence ATGTCAAACGCATTAACAGTAGAAACTCAATACGCAGCTATTGATAACAAACAAATTGCTTACCGTAAAATTGGTAACGGAACACCTATTATTTTAGCAAATCGTTTCAGAGGAACGTTAGATACCTGGGATTCCCTTTTTCTTGATTTATTAGCCGAAACAAATACTGTAATCACTTTTGATTATTCGGGAATTGGTTATTCTGAAGGCGAATTACCAACCGATGTAAAACTAGTAGGCGCAGAGGTTACCAAAATTGCAGATTTCCTTGGGATTGATAAATTTATCGTGGGAGGTTGGTCTTATGGCGGAATTATAGCACAATACACCACTTTTTTATTTCCGGAAAGAGTTTTAAGCACCATTGTTATTGGCAGCAATCCGATTGGGAAAACTGAAACTCCGCTTTCGCCATTATTTTTGGAAAAAGCAATGATACCAAATTATTCTGAAGACGATATCACTACGCTTTTCTTCGAACCAAAATCTGAAGTAAGCCGAATTGCAGCTTCTGCTTCCTGGAAAAGAATTGACCAAAGATTGGATCAATCAAAAGTACCTTCAACACCCGATTTGTTTCAAAGATATTTTGCAATTTCACCACAAACTCAAGAAGACAAAGAAAATTTCAGAACGGCTTATCAAACTTTGAAAACGCCTATTTTAGCCATTTCTGGCGATAACGACATTTCTTTTGCTGTTGAAAATTGGTTTCCGTTACTGCAAAAAGCACCAACACTTCAACACATTATATTCCAAAATGCTGGTCACGCTCCGCATTATCAGTATCCTGAAACAGCAACTGATTATATCAAGGTTTTCCTTAAAAATCAATAA
- a CDS encoding SDR family oxidoreductase has translation MKISQNTIFISGGSAGIGLAIAKKLSEAGNKIIINGRNKERLQNALKELPNAIAIQGDLSLKEDRIRIATELKTNFPQLNIVVNNAGAAALNDLSDSKNNAAEKAYQEINTNYISVIDFTALVLPQLLAQEDAAIVNVSSIAVYRGNKYLPTYSASKAALHSYTQGLRDTFAENEKLNVYEVYPPLVNTEFSAEIGGANGIPASEVADELFVALEKNQFEVPVGETKKIHALAEEISNAVNA, from the coding sequence ATGAAAATTTCTCAAAATACAATATTCATCAGCGGTGGAAGTGCCGGAATTGGTTTAGCAATCGCAAAAAAATTAAGCGAAGCAGGAAACAAAATCATCATTAATGGTAGAAACAAAGAGCGTCTTCAAAATGCGTTGAAAGAGTTACCGAATGCAATTGCAATACAGGGAGATTTATCCTTAAAAGAAGATAGAATCCGTATTGCAACTGAATTAAAAACTAATTTTCCGCAACTCAATATCGTTGTCAATAACGCAGGAGCCGCAGCTTTGAACGATTTGAGCGACAGCAAGAACAACGCAGCTGAAAAAGCCTACCAAGAAATCAATACCAATTATATCAGCGTTATCGATTTTACGGCATTGGTATTACCGCAACTTTTAGCACAAGAAGATGCAGCAATTGTAAACGTTTCTTCCATTGCGGTTTACCGTGGCAATAAATATCTGCCAACTTATTCTGCCAGCAAAGCTGCATTGCACAGTTATACACAAGGCTTGAGAGACACTTTTGCAGAGAACGAAAAACTGAACGTTTATGAAGTTTATCCACCATTGGTGAATACGGAATTTTCAGCAGAAATTGGTGGAGCAAATGGTATTCCTGCATCAGAAGTAGCCGACGAATTGTTTGTGGCTTTAGAAAAAAATCAGTTTGAGGTTCCGGTTGGTGAAACTAAAAAAATCCACGCTTTAGCAGAAGAAATCTCGAATGCAGTAAATGCATAA
- a CDS encoding alkene reductase, protein MSTTRIFEPYNLNGIELKNRMVMAPMTRSRSTNPETVATELTATYYEQRASAGLIITEGTFVSKDAIGVMNVPAIYTQKHIDSWKLVTNAVHEKGGKIFAQLWHTGSYSHPDLLEGKLPLSASAINSNVQVFTPAGFKESVTPKAMSLEDIKNTIADFKNGAINAFEAGFDGVELHGANGYLFQQFFSKNNNVRTDEYGGSIENRAKFLFDVLDEMKSVVDLKSVGVRFNPSLNGIMGINVDDETIEVYNYIVNKLNDYGLAYIHLIEPFTDVSAIPNAVQEVAKHFRKIYKGTIIINRAFTKETATKVLEDGDADLVSFGVPFLANPDLVERFKTDAPLNAPNQDTFYTPGAIGYTDYPTLNN, encoded by the coding sequence ATGAGTACAACAAGAATTTTTGAGCCGTACAATTTAAATGGCATTGAATTAAAAAATCGTATGGTAATGGCACCAATGACCCGTAGCCGTTCCACTAATCCCGAAACTGTGGCAACAGAATTGACCGCAACTTATTACGAACAAAGAGCAAGCGCAGGACTAATCATCACTGAAGGTACTTTTGTGAGTAAAGATGCCATTGGCGTCATGAATGTTCCTGCAATTTATACCCAAAAACATATTGACAGTTGGAAATTGGTAACCAACGCTGTTCACGAAAAAGGCGGAAAAATATTTGCGCAACTTTGGCATACCGGTTCCTATTCTCACCCCGATTTGTTGGAAGGCAAATTGCCATTATCGGCGTCTGCTATTAATTCGAATGTACAGGTTTTTACACCCGCAGGTTTCAAAGAAAGTGTTACCCCAAAAGCAATGAGTTTGGAAGACATTAAAAATACCATTGCAGATTTCAAAAACGGAGCCATCAATGCTTTTGAAGCAGGTTTTGACGGTGTAGAATTGCACGGAGCAAATGGTTATTTGTTTCAACAATTTTTCAGTAAAAACAATAATGTTCGTACCGATGAATATGGCGGTTCAATTGAAAACAGAGCGAAATTTTTGTTTGATGTTTTGGATGAAATGAAATCGGTGGTCGATTTGAAGAGTGTAGGCGTTCGTTTTAACCCTTCTTTAAACGGAATTATGGGTATTAATGTTGACGACGAAACCATTGAAGTTTACAATTACATCGTTAACAAACTAAATGATTACGGATTGGCTTACATTCACCTGATAGAGCCTTTTACAGATGTTTCTGCAATACCAAATGCCGTACAAGAAGTTGCCAAGCATTTCCGTAAAATATATAAAGGTACGATCATCATCAATCGTGCTTTTACCAAAGAAACGGCTACAAAAGTGCTTGAAGATGGTGATGCCGATTTGGTGTCTTTTGGTGTTCCATTTTTGGCAAATCCAGATTTGGTGGAGCGTTTTAAAACCGATGCACCACTGAATGCGCCTAACCAAGATACTTTTTACACACCTGGCGCAATAGGTTATACCGATTATCCAACGTTAAATAATTAA
- a CDS encoding winged helix-turn-helix transcriptional regulator: MTDIKKRSDCPISSSLDIWGDKWSLLIVRDLMFAKQCTYGDFLKADEKIATNILASRLQTLEGNGIITKSEHPDSKAKVLYKLTEKGIDMVPILIEINLWAEKYFAVSTEQKAILKEVKKDKEVFIKATMRGLRKSVG; the protein is encoded by the coding sequence ATGACAGATATAAAAAAAAGATCTGATTGTCCAATTAGTTCTTCCCTGGATATTTGGGGCGACAAGTGGTCATTGCTTATCGTGCGGGACTTAATGTTCGCTAAACAATGCACCTATGGCGACTTTCTGAAAGCAGATGAAAAGATAGCAACCAATATTTTAGCATCCAGACTACAAACATTAGAGGGAAACGGAATCATAACTAAATCGGAACATCCAGATAGCAAAGCAAAAGTGCTGTACAAACTCACCGAAAAAGGAATTGATATGGTTCCAATACTGATTGAAATAAATCTTTGGGCTGAAAAGTATTTTGCTGTATCAACAGAGCAAAAAGCAATTCTGAAAGAAGTAAAAAAAGATAAGGAAGTGTTTATTAAAGCAACGATGAGGGGATTGAGGAAAAGTGTTGGGTAA
- a CDS encoding DUF2461 domain-containing protein: MINQETFSFLKDLSANNNKPWMTENKERYNEVKENLVDYVQTLIDEFSEIDPTIARLDARKCMTRINRDMRFAKNAPPYKDDFYLVLNKKQLHGVTAGYYLYIRPNNCFLGGGVWNPQKPELDRYRKEVADYYDDFKSIVDNASFKKKFPTGIQGDGTLVNVPKQFDENHPAGEYLKLKGFCTKEKITQKELMSKDSVKIVTSFFEASKPLVDFLNRGIEFEY, translated from the coding sequence ATGATCAATCAAGAAACATTTTCATTTCTAAAAGACCTTAGCGCCAATAATAACAAGCCTTGGATGACCGAAAACAAAGAACGTTACAACGAGGTGAAAGAAAATCTGGTAGATTATGTTCAGACTTTAATTGACGAATTCTCAGAAATTGACCCTACGATTGCAAGACTTGACGCAAGAAAATGCATGACGAGGATCAACCGTGATATGAGATTTGCAAAAAACGCTCCGCCGTACAAAGACGATTTTTATTTGGTTTTGAACAAGAAGCAGCTGCATGGAGTCACAGCGGGATATTATCTTTACATCAGACCCAATAATTGCTTTCTCGGAGGTGGTGTTTGGAATCCTCAAAAGCCGGAATTGGACCGTTACAGAAAAGAGGTCGCTGATTACTATGATGATTTTAAGTCGATTGTTGATAATGCCTCATTTAAGAAGAAATTCCCTACCGGAATACAAGGTGACGGGACTCTGGTAAACGTTCCAAAGCAATTTGATGAAAATCATCCTGCAGGTGAATATTTAAAACTGAAAGGTTTTTGTACCAAAGAAAAAATTACGCAGAAGGAATTGATGTCGAAAGATTCTGTGAAAATCGTGACTTCTTTTTTCGAAGCGTCCAAACCCTTGGTGGATTTTCTCAACAGAGGGATAGAATTCGAGTATTGA
- a CDS encoding DUF429 domain-containing protein, with the protein MKLVGIDGCRFGWVAVSLNDRSASLFKNLNDLVNFYDDESLFLLDMPIGLPGKMIERTCETTARKELSTKRKSSVFPIPCREAVYAENYETASLINRDFIQKGISKQTWFICAKIKELDQLLLQNERLRSRFKESHPELAFHYLNHRVSMGFNKKTEAGQQERLFVLSKFFQNIDVIYENTINNFMRKDVAKDDVIDALCLAVTLEQIIKNNISLESSDLDEKNLEMKINVFKI; encoded by the coding sequence TTGAAATTAGTTGGAATAGACGGTTGCAGATTTGGTTGGGTCGCGGTTTCTTTAAATGATCGCTCAGCTTCATTGTTCAAAAATCTTAATGATTTGGTTAACTTCTACGATGATGAATCTCTTTTTCTGCTTGATATGCCCATTGGGTTGCCAGGTAAGATGATCGAAAGAACTTGTGAAACTACTGCTAGAAAGGAATTATCAACGAAAAGAAAATCAAGTGTCTTCCCAATTCCCTGTAGAGAGGCAGTCTACGCTGAAAATTACGAAACGGCAAGCCTGATCAATCGTGATTTTATTCAAAAGGGAATTTCTAAACAGACTTGGTTTATCTGTGCTAAAATAAAAGAACTGGATCAACTACTGCTTCAAAATGAAAGACTTCGATCAAGATTTAAAGAATCACATCCAGAGTTAGCATTTCATTACCTTAATCATAGAGTTTCAATGGGATTCAATAAGAAGACGGAAGCAGGTCAGCAGGAACGTTTGTTTGTTTTGTCTAAATTTTTTCAAAATATTGATGTCATTTATGAGAACACAATAAATAATTTTATGCGAAAGGATGTCGCTAAAGATGATGTGATTGATGCTTTGTGTCTGGCGGTTACTTTAGAACAAATCATTAAAAACAATATTTCCCTAGAAAGTTCAGATTTGGATGAAAAGAATCTGGAGATGAAGATCAATGTTTTTAAGATTTAA